GCCGACGGCGAGGCCGATCCGGCACGGACGGTCAGCCCCCTGGGCGAGGTCCACGTCCGCGCCGTGCCGCAAGACGTCTTCGAGTTCGCCGGCCGGGGGGTCGGTGCCCGGCTGGGAGGGCAGCGGTGAGCGCCACCGACGTGCAGCCCGCCGCCTCCAGCGAGCAGCCCGTCCCGGCCGCTGTCCGCGTCCGGGGGCTGACCAAGCGGTACGGGCGGCTGGCTGCGGTCGACCGCCTCGACCTCGACGTCCCCACCGGGTCGGTGTTCGGGCTGATCGGCCCGAACGGTGCGGGGAAGACCACCGCGATGCTGGCGCTGGTGACCTTGCTGGTCCCCGACGAGGGCACGATCGAGGTGTTCGGCCACGACGCCCGCCGCGACCCCCGCGCGGTCCGCGGCGCCGTGGGCTACATGCCGGACTTCTTCGGGGTGTACGAGGGGCTGACGTGCGAGGAGTACCTCGACTTCTTCGCTGCGGCGTACCGCATCCCAGCCGACCAGCGACGCCGGCAGGTCAGCGACCTCCTCGAGCTGGTCGAGCTGCCGCACAAGGCCACCACCGACGTGTCGGGCCTGTCGCGCGGGATGCAGCAGCGACTGGGGCTGGCCCGGGCGCTGGTGCACGACCCGCAGCTGCTCGTCCTCGACGAGCCAGCCAGCGGACTGGACCCTCGAGCCCGGGTGGACCTGCGCGAGATCCTCCTCGAGCTCGCCCGTCAGGGGCGGACCATCCTGATCAGCTCGCACATCCTGGCCGAGTTGGAGGAGGTCTGCGACCGGGTGGGGATCATCGAGGCGGGCCGGATGCTGGCACAGGGCACCCCCCACGACATCCGCGGGCGGCTGCAAGCGCGGGTCACGGTGGTCGCACGGGTCCTGGGCGGCCCGCCAGGGCTGGAGCTTGCCGATCAGGTCGCGACGGCGTACGGCGCGCAGTCGCGGGTGGACAACGGTCAGCTCGTGATCGAGCTGGCCGGACACGACGACGACGCTGCGGACCTGTTGGCTGCGCTGGTCGCGGCCGGGGTGCGCGTCGCCGAGTACCGCGAAGAGCGTGGCGGTCTCGAGCGGCTGTTCCTCAGCGTCACGGAGGGGATCGTCCGATGAGGCGCTTGGCGCCCAACCCGGTGCTCCAGCGTGAGCTCACCGAGCGCTGGCGCGGGCGGCGCGCCTTCGTGGTGCTGACCGCGTACGTGACGTTGCTCGCGTTGGTGACCCGCGGGCTGTACTGGCTCGGGCAGTTGGTCATCCGGTCGGACATGGGCTTCATGGGGATCGCATCCGGCCCGGCGCTCGGACGGTTCCTGTCGGAGAACCTGCTCGGGATCGTGCTGTTCCTGGTGCTGTTCATCACACCCGGTTACGCCGCGGCGCAGATCTCCGGAGAGCGCGAACGCCGCAGCCTCCCGCTGCTGCAGGTGACGCTCCTACGTCCGGTTCAGATCGTCCTCGGCAAGCTCGGAGCGTCGCTGGCGTGGCTGGTGCTCCTGGTCCTGGCCGCGATGCCGTTCGTCGCGGCCGCCTTCTTCCTCGGCGGCGTCGCGATCGGTGACCTCGTCCGCGCCACCGCGTACATCGTGGGGTTGGCGGTCGCGATCGCCGGGATGGCGCTGGGGATCTCGTCGTTGACCCGGCGCACGTCGGCCTCGGTGGTCCTGACCTACGGGCTGGTCCTGGCGCTGGTGTTCGGGTCGCTGTTCCTGGTCGCCGCCGAGATGGCGGTCAAGGCCACCACCGGGCGGTTCGACGAGCGCCCCGTCTCCCTGTACGCCAACCCGTTCTACGGGCTGGCGGACGCCGCCCGCGTGCGGCGGTCCGACTTCGGCGGGCAGCTGCCGAGCGTGCTGACGATCTTCGGGGTGGCCCTGCCCGGCGAGATGGCGTTCGAGGAGCCCGTGCCGTTGGCCCCGCCCCCCGACCTGCCGCCACCGCCACCGCGGGCGGTGCCGGTGCCCCCGGACGGTGTCCGCGGGCGCGCCGTCGGACAGGCCCCCGCACCCCGCGGGGCTCCCGTGTGGCTGGTGGTCCTCGGCGTGTACGGGACGATGGGGGCCACGGGCCTCACGATCGCGACGCTGCGCGTCCGGCCGGGCTCGACCGTCGCGCGGGCAGGTCGGCAGGCCGCCCGCCCGCCCGGCCGCCAACCACGCGCGCAGGCGGGGGCGTCGTGAGCGCCGGCGTCACGGAGCGGACCGCACCAACCGAGCACCGCCCCGAACGCCCGGCCACACCCAACCTCGATCGGCTGGTCAAGCGGGCACGCCGACGGATGCGGCTCAACCGTGCGGTGGCGTTCTCCGGGCCGGTGCTGCTCGCCGCCGGGGTGGCCGGCCTGGCGTGGGTGGCGCTGTCACGGGTGGTGATCGTTCCGGCCGCCGACCGGATGGTCGGGACCGGGCTGGCACTGGCCGCCGTCATCGCGGTCACCGCCGCCGCGGCGGTGCGCATCCCGGGACGGTGGGCGGCGCTGGCGGCCGACCGGTGGCTGGACAGCCGCGACCGGTTCACCACCGCCGTGGAACTGTCCGCACTCGCCGACCGCGGGGCGGTGGCGGCGCGTCAGGTCGCCGAGGCCGAGGCGGCCGCCGGCGGCATCGACCGCTTCCCGCAGCGACCGGCTGCCCCCACACGGTTGTTGGCGGCGGGTGCGGCGCTGGTGCTGCTGGCCGGGTGGGCGGCGACGGTCGACAACCCCCGCGACGCGGAACGGGCACGGCTGGCCGCCGAGGAAGCGGCGGTCCGCACGCAAGCCGACGAGCTGCGCCGCCGCGCCGAGGAGCTCCGCGCCGACGACACAACCCGCGGCGACGCACTCGCCGAGCGGCTCGAGCAGCTGGCTGAGCGGCTGGAGCTGGCCGACCTCGAGCAGGCGCTGGAGGAGCTGTCGCAGGCCCGCGGGGATCTGTCGGTCCAGCTCGACGCCGACCTGCCCGGTCAGCGCACGGCCCTGTCGGGGTTGGCCAAGGAGCTGGCTCGAGCGCCGCTCGGGTCGGGCGACTCCGTCCGAGCGCAGCTGGAGGACCTGGCCCGCCGGCTGCAGGACGAGTCGCTGGGATCCGACCAGCTGGCTGGCCTGGCGCAGCGCCTCACCGACCTGTCCGGCGCGTTGAAGGCCGGCCAGCCGCAGATCGCCGCTGCGCTGGGCGGCGCCGCCGGGGCGGCGGCTGCGGGCGATCAGCGGGGCGCGGCCGGGGCGGTGCGCGACGCCTCGGAGGCGGTCGCCGACGCGATCGGGGCGCTCTCGGCGCAGGAGGCGACGGCCCGCGCGCACGCGGCGGTGTCCGACGCGGCGGACGCTCTGCGCGGGGTCCGCGACGGCCAAGGCCAGGGCCAAGGCCAAGGCCAAGGACAGGGCCAAAGCCAAGGCCAAGGACAGGGCCAAAGCCAAGGCCAAGGCCAAGGCCAAGGCCAAAGCCAAGGCCAAGGCCAAGGCCAAGGCCAAGGCCAAGGCCAAGGCCAGGGTCAGGGTCAGGGCGGAGGGGGCGGTGGCGGCAACCCCAGCGGGAACGTCCGCGTCGACAGCCATGGCGGTCATGGCGGCCGCGGTGGCCCGTCGCCGGGCGCGGTCGGGACGGGGAACAACGTGTCCGCGGACCTGGACCTGTCGACGATCTTCGACCCGCCGTCGCGGGCGGTGGCCGACGCAGACGACATCCACCTCGGCGGGGGCGACAGCGGCACCGGTCCCGACCGTCGCAGCGGCACGGTGACCGGCCAAGGCCAGCGCAGCGGCGCGCTCGTCCCCTACCGCGACGTCCTGCCCCGCTACCACGACGCAGCCACCCGCGCGATCCAACGGCCGGGGTTCCCCGTGCGGCTACGGCCGGTCGTGCGCAGCTACTTCGACCGCCTCGGCGGCGTCACCGAGTGAGGAGCATCCCGTGACCCACACCACGCCCCGTCCCGGTGCCGTCCCCCGCGCCGCGACCGCGCAGGTCGAGCCGCTGGATCCCGAGCGGTTCGCCGAGCTGGCCGCCGGCGTGGAGGCCGAGATCCGCCGCGTGATCGTCGG
This Actinomycetota bacterium DNA region includes the following protein-coding sequences:
- a CDS encoding ABC transporter ATP-binding protein, whose amino-acid sequence is MTKRYGRLAAVDRLDLDVPTGSVFGLIGPNGAGKTTAMLALVTLLVPDEGTIEVFGHDARRDPRAVRGAVGYMPDFFGVYEGLTCEEYLDFFAAAYRIPADQRRRQVSDLLELVELPHKATTDVSGLSRGMQQRLGLARALVHDPQLLVLDEPASGLDPRARVDLREILLELARQGRTILISSHILAELEEVCDRVGIIEAGRMLAQGTPHDIRGRLQARVTVVARVLGGPPGLELADQVATAYGAQSRVDNGQLVIELAGHDDDAADLLAALVAAGVRVAEYREERGGLERLFLSVTEGIVR
- a CDS encoding ABC transporter permease, coding for MRRLAPNPVLQRELTERWRGRRAFVVLTAYVTLLALVTRGLYWLGQLVIRSDMGFMGIASGPALGRFLSENLLGIVLFLVLFITPGYAAAQISGERERRSLPLLQVTLLRPVQIVLGKLGASLAWLVLLVLAAMPFVAAAFFLGGVAIGDLVRATAYIVGLAVAIAGMALGISSLTRRTSASVVLTYGLVLALVFGSLFLVAAEMAVKATTGRFDERPVSLYANPFYGLADAARVRRSDFGGQLPSVLTIFGVALPGEMAFEEPVPLAPPPDLPPPPPRAVPVPPDGVRGRAVGQAPAPRGAPVWLVVLGVYGTMGATGLTIATLRVRPGSTVARAGRQAARPPGRQPRAQAGAS